Part of the Mycoplasmopsis columboralis genome, GTAGATTTTGCAACTCTTGTATATTATGTATTATCAATTTTTCTAAGAAGAAGATAATTAAAAATTGCCTTTGGGGGGGTGATTTTTTTATGCAAAAAAACAAGAGAAAATCTCTTGCTCTTTTGTTATTTAAATTTTAAATCTAATCAAACCAGTAAGTGATCTGATACAAGACTTCTTACAGCATATCAAAAACTATTCGAATCTGCAGATGTATTTTGACCTTCGTTTAAACGAGTATTAAATATGCGAAGATATTCATTTTGAAAGAATTTTTTAAAGTTTTTATCTTCAAAGAATTTTCGAACGATATCATATTTAAACGTATCTTGATTCTCAGGGTTTTGTGTAAAGGCATTTGAATCATAAAACATTCGATCGTATGGATTGGCATAAGAATCATTAAGGTTTTGATTCTTTACTGCATCTCTAATTTTTGAAGCAGTTCTTAAAGAAGTTGAATTAATTGGAGCATCTCCTCAACCTTGTAGATATCCTTTTATTGCCAAATTAACGAAAATATCTGAAGATTCAGCCGGTATGTTGGTATCACCACCAAAAATAACGTTTTGAGCTCCTTTATTTTTAAAATATTCAACTACTTTATCAAGGTTGTAAGCTTCAGCACCTTCTTGAGAACCAATTGTATTTGCGTAATACAATTCTCTAGGATATTTATAATCTAAATCAAAGAATTTTTTCTCTTTTTTACTTACTCTTGCTCCTGGAGAATCTAAGTGATCAAAAATAGTTGTAAAGACATTTTCAGTACCAGTAACCTTGAACATAACTCCAAAAGGAGGTCTAACATAAGTGGTAGTTGTCTTTTTAGGCCCATAAGGGTAACTTATTGGTTCATTAAAAGATTTTTCAATACTTCCATCATTAAAATGTAACGGGCTAACTTTAAGTGAGTCATACAAAATAACAACCGATTCTTGAGTGTCTGAATTGGACTCTTTATTGTAATGAGAACTGTCTTGGTAAATCATTTTGTAATTACGTTTTGACATTGAATTTAGTTTATCAACAATTAGCTGTACATCTGCCCATTTACCATTATTGATTTCAGTTAAACCAACTACATCTAAATTAACTTCATTCAAAATGTAGCTGATTATATTAACCTTGAACTCATTTTTATAGGTAGCGGCAGGATAATTCAAAATATTTCAATGTCCGATTTTTAGATTATCCGCATCTTGAACTACAATTGGTTTATCTGGTTGTGGATCCGGTTGTGGTTTAGGATGGGGTTCAGGATTTGGTCTAGGTTGTGGTTCGGGTTTTGGTTGAGGATTTGGACTAGGTTGTGGCTCAGGTTTTGGTTGAGGATTTGGTCTAGGTTGCGGTTTTGGTTCAGGTGTCGGTGCTGGTTTAGGTTGAGATTCTATAGAATCTTTAGGAATTGGAGGATTTTGAACTTTTGACCCTTCTTTATTGTCGACGGGTTGTTTATTATTATTTTCTTTTGCAGGTGTTTTTGGTGTTGCGGTTGGCACAAGTATTATTTTACTAATCCCTTCAAAAGTATCTAGTTCCTTATCGTTTTTATTATCATTTTTATTTTCAGCAACACACGAAATTGAAGCGGTAAACACCGCTGCTGAAGAAGTGATTAAACTGATTAATTTAAAGTATTTTATTTTACTCACGTTTTAATTATATTTTGTTCTTGTGCATTCCCGCAAAAAAGGGCTTAATATTTCCAAAATGTAGAAAAAATCATTCATTTCATTTAAACTCTTTAATTAATATTAAAGAGAAATAATGTAAAATTAATAAGCATATTACAACAATTAATTAGGAGCAAAATGGTTAATAAAGTAAAAGGAACTATTGATTATTCAATTGAACAATACAAAAACAAAAGACTAGTGTTAAACAACTTTGAATTTGTGGCCGAAAAATTTGGTTTTAATTTCATTGAAACCCCAATTTTAGAATATTCAGAATTATTTAAACGTTCAAACGAACAAAGTGAAATGGTCAAAAAAGAGATGTTCGAATTCCTTGATAAAGGCGGAAGAGAAATAGTATTGCGTCCTGAAGGAACAGCTTCTTTTGTTAGAAGCTACATCAACAACAAGTGATACGCACAAAATGAGGTTGACAAATTCGCTTATTGAGGACCTATGTTTAGATACGAGAGACCTCAAGCTGGTAGATACAGACAATTTTACCAAGCTGGCGTGGAGTACGTAGGACCAAAATCACCTTTTAAAGATGTTCATGTAATTATGACCGCTACCACTTTATTAGAGTGAGTGTCTCTTGAAAATTCAAAAAATATCAAACTTCACATTAACTCAATCGGGGATGCTACAACTCGCGAAAATTATCAAAAAGCGTTAAAAGAATTTTTGCTACCTTACAAAGACCAATTAAGCGAAATTTCTCAAGAGAGATTAGAGTCAAATAATGTATTAAGAATTTTGGATGACAAAATCGACTCTAAATTGCCATTTATGAAAAATGCTCCCAAAATTGCAAAATTTTATTCTGTAGAATCTCAAAAATATTTCAAAGACGTGTTAAATTTACTTGATTTTTACGATGTTGATTACAAAATCAATCCTAACTTAGTTAGAGGTTTAGATTATTATGATGAAGTGGTCTTTGAGTTTGTATTAGAAACTAAAGAAGGACAAAACACCATAATTGGTGGAGGAAGATATTCTAATTTAATCAAACAATTAGGCGGACCTGATGTCTCTAGTGTAGGATTTGGATTTGGAGTTGATCGTTTACTTGATTTAATTGAAAGCGAACCTATTCCAGAACCATCTCATGAAGTACCCAATATCGGAACAGTTATTAATCCTGATTTTATCTTAGCAGCAAGCTCAAAACAATCAACATTAGAAAATTTATTTGCTTTATATTTTGAATTTATATACGACGAAAACATATACAGCGTAAATTTTGTCCCTGAATTAACAAAAAGTAAAAAGATTTTTGAGATGGCCAAAAAACAACAAACTAAATATTTAATTTACGAAGATGAACTAATTTCAAATCCGGATGTAGTTTTCATTAAAAATATGGAAAACGGTAAGAAAATGCAACTTGATATAAGTGATGCTTCTGAGGCTTTTGATCAAATAATGGATTTTGTAGATTTAGATTAAATAGAATAGGATAACCATGAATAAAAATATAAAAAATAATCAGTTAAGACTCTCTGATGTAAATCAAGAAGTAACTCTTTATGGATGAGTAGCCAATAAAAGACGTTTTGGAGAATTAAACTTTGTTGATTTACGAGACAAATATGGAATTACTCAATTGGTATTTAATCAACCAATTAATTTTTCAAAAGAATCAGTATTAGAAGTTTTTGGAACTGTTGTAAAAAGAAAAGATCCAAACTTAAATTTACCAACAGGGGAAATTGAAGTATTAGTTAAAGAATATAAAGTTCTTTCTACTGCTGCAGAATTACCTTTTGCCATTAAAGATGATTTAGAAACTAAAGAAGATTTAAGATTAAAATATCGTTTTTTAGATTTACGTCGTAACGTAATGCAAAATACTTTAAAGTTGAAAAATGATTTGTTTTTTGCCATTCGCGAGTTTATGCATTCAAATGAATTTATGGAAATTGAAACTCCAATGCTCGCTAAGGCAACCCCTGAAGGAGCCAGAGACTTTTTAGTTCCAACAAGAAACAAAGGTGAATTTTATGCATTACCGCAATCACCGCAACTATTTAAACAATTATTAATGATTTCAGGATTTGAAAGATATTACCAATTTGCTCGCTGTTTTAGAGATGAAGATTCACGTAAAGATCGTCAACCTGAGTTTACTCAACTTGATATTGAAACCAGCTTTTTAAGTGTGGATAAATTTATGAACATTATTGAAAAGTTGTTTCAACACTTTATGAAAAAAGTTATGAATGTTGATATTCAAATCCCATTTAAAAAACTAAGATTTGATGATTGTATTCGCGATTATGGAAGCGATAAACCTGATTTAAGGTACGAAAACAAAATTATTGACATTAATGACTTTTGTTTAGAAACTGATTTTGAAATTATAAAAAATGCTCCGTCAAAACGTCTTTTAGCAATTGATGAAGTCATTACCAAAAAAGACTTTAAAGTACTTGAAGAAATAGCTAAGAAAAATAAAGCAAATATCTTATTTTACTTTACTGTTGAAAACGGGCAACTTAAAGACACAAATTTTGCTAAGAAAGTACCTAATGCTGTAGAAAAACTAATTAATTCAATTAATAAGCAAAC contains:
- a CDS encoding MnuA family membrane nuclease, giving the protein MSKIKYFKLISLITSSAAVFTASISCVAENKNDNKNDKELDTFEGISKIILVPTATPKTPAKENNNKQPVDNKEGSKVQNPPIPKDSIESQPKPAPTPEPKPQPRPNPQPKPEPQPSPNPQPKPEPQPRPNPEPHPKPQPDPQPDKPIVVQDADNLKIGHWNILNYPAATYKNEFKVNIISYILNEVNLDVVGLTEINNGKWADVQLIVDKLNSMSKRNYKMIYQDSSHYNKESNSDTQESVVILYDSLKVSPLHFNDGSIEKSFNEPISYPYGPKKTTTTYVRPPFGVMFKVTGTENVFTTIFDHLDSPGARVSKKEKKFFDLDYKYPRELYYANTIGSQEGAEAYNLDKVVEYFKNKGAQNVIFGGDTNIPAESSDIFVNLAIKGYLQGWGDAPINSTSLRTASKIRDAVKNQNLNDSYANPYDRMFYDSNAFTQNPENQDTFKYDIVRKFFEDKNFKKFFQNEYLRIFNTRLNEGQNTSADSNSFWYAVRSLVSDHLLVWLDLKFK
- the aspS gene encoding aspartate--tRNA ligase, whose protein sequence is MNKNIKNNQLRLSDVNQEVTLYGWVANKRRFGELNFVDLRDKYGITQLVFNQPINFSKESVLEVFGTVVKRKDPNLNLPTGEIEVLVKEYKVLSTAAELPFAIKDDLETKEDLRLKYRFLDLRRNVMQNTLKLKNDLFFAIREFMHSNEFMEIETPMLAKATPEGARDFLVPTRNKGEFYALPQSPQLFKQLLMISGFERYYQFARCFRDEDSRKDRQPEFTQLDIETSFLSVDKFMNIIEKLFQHFMKKVMNVDIQIPFKKLRFDDCIRDYGSDKPDLRYENKIIDINDFCLETDFEIIKNAPSKRLLAIDEVITKKDFKVLEEIAKKNKANILFYFTVENGQLKDTNFAKKVPNAVEKLINSINKQTGTYLIVANEYDNASQALGAVRVQLNEMYNWAKNEYNFSWIVDWPMFEFDKETNTWAAAHHPFTQFDNTLEEIDTLPKEKLRAKSYDLVLNGFELGSGSARIYDRQMQEKMFQLIGMDEQQQKDKFGFFLKALDFGVPPHCGIGLGIDRLTMILANQKTIRDVIAFPKNAKSQDVFTEAPSGVDETQLKELFIKVDQ
- the hisS gene encoding histidine--tRNA ligase, translating into MVNKVKGTIDYSIEQYKNKRLVLNNFEFVAEKFGFNFIETPILEYSELFKRSNEQSEMVKKEMFEFLDKGGREIVLRPEGTASFVRSYINNKWYAQNEVDKFAYWGPMFRYERPQAGRYRQFYQAGVEYVGPKSPFKDVHVIMTATTLLEWVSLENSKNIKLHINSIGDATTRENYQKALKEFLLPYKDQLSEISQERLESNNVLRILDDKIDSKLPFMKNAPKIAKFYSVESQKYFKDVLNLLDFYDVDYKINPNLVRGLDYYDEVVFEFVLETKEGQNTIIGGGRYSNLIKQLGGPDVSSVGFGFGVDRLLDLIESEPIPEPSHEVPNIGTVINPDFILAASSKQSTLENLFALYFEFIYDENIYSVNFVPELTKSKKIFEMAKKQQTKYLIYEDELISNPDVVFIKNMENGKKMQLDISDASEAFDQIMDFVDLD